The segment GATCGAGCATGCGCTCCGGATGCGGCGCTTCGACCAACAGGAGCTGCTGAGCGCAAGAATCGCTGCAAACCGGCTGGAGCCGACCCATATCGATGCGCTGGCGCGCAGCATTGCTGCCTTTCACCGGGCGCAGCCCCCGGCAGCCTATTCCGATGGCTTTGGCACGCCGGCCCGCATCGACGCGACACTCGCGGAGTGCCTGCGCGGCATCGGACGAATCGTGCAGGCTACGCACCTGGCCAGCCGCGTGGCCCAGCGGGCGCGCAGCGAGGCCATCCGGCTAGCCGGCGCGTTCCGGGCACGCCTGTGCCACGGCCATGTGCGCGAGTGCCATGGCGACCTGCATCTGGGCAACATCGTCCTGATGAACGGCGTGCCGACGCCATTCGACTGCCTGGAGTTCGACGCCGCGCTGCGCTGGACCGACACCATCAGCGATCTGGCCTTCCCTGTCATGGACCTGCTGCACCACGGCCGACCGGCGCTGGCTTACCGGCTGCTCAACGGCTACCTGGAACAATCGGAAGACTACGGTGCGCTGGCCGTGTTGCCCTTCTATCTCGCCATGCGGGCCCTGGTGCGCGCCCGCGTGCTGCTGGAGCACGCCAGCCAGCAGCACGCGGCAGGCGCGTCCATGGCACCGGCTCAGTCCGAGGCAGGCAGGCTGCTGGCGCTGGCATGGCAGTGCCTCAACCGCCGTCGCGGGTCGATGGTGCTGATGCATGGCCTGTCCGGCAGCGGCAAGTCCACGGTGGCAGGGCAGATGAGCGAGGCCGCAGCGATGGTACGCGTGCGCTCCGACGCCATACGCAAGGGCTTGCACCGCGGCGTTGCGCCGGCGAGTGGTTGGTATGCCTCCAGCGAAACGGCGCGGACCTACCGACGCCTGCTCGCCGTCTGCCGGCTCGGCTGCCGTGCCGGTTTCCCGATGATTGCCGACGCCACCTTTCTGGTCCGCGCCGAGCGCGAGCGCTTTGCGGCCCAGGCCCTCCGCCTTGGTGTCCCCTTCGCCATCGTCACCTGCGAAGCCACCCCTGAGACGCTGCGCGCCCGCATCGCCGCCCGTGCCCGGGCAGGCGGGGACCCGTCGGATGCCGACGACCGCGTGCTGGCGTGGCAGATGCGTGTCCAGGAGCCGTTGACCGAAGGCGAGCTTGCCTGCGTCGCCTCGCCGGGCAGCCTTGTAAGCCTCGCCGCAACCGGGCTGAGGCGGTGATCGACGCCAACGTCGCGTTGTGCGCCGGCCTCGCCCCTTTACCGCCGCGACTCAATCCGCTATGGCCTGGCGCTGAAACGCGCGGGCCGCGGGGCGCTCAGTTGCACCCGGCGGCCTGCCGCCGGCATCTGTCAACGGTCTGCATAAAGCTGCTCGTGCCGGCGCTGACATGCCGTACAGCGCTTCGCGGTCGGATATGCTTGCAGGCGCGAGAACGGGATCGGCTGCTGGCAATCGATGCAGGTGCCATATTGGCCGTGCTGCATCCGCGTCCGCGCGGCGGAGATGTCGGCCAACTGCATGCGGTAATGGTCCAGCATCGCATCGTCCTGCCGCTGGTTGATTTCGTCGTCGGCAAGGTCCCCCTCGTCCCGCGCCTCTCGCTGTGCCATTGGCGTCATTGGCGTGTCGGCGGAGCCGACAGCCGCTCGGATGCTCGCTTCTTCCGCATCAAGCTGCGCCACCAGTGAAGCGGATTGCTGTGCTGTAAGATTGGTCATGAGGGACTTCCTTCCCCCGCTGGCGCTTGGAGTACTTCCGGATGCCGGCTGCCAGGCATTCTGCAGCGGGAATGCGATTGGATGGGGTGTAACGGTGTCGCGCGTTAGGACTCGCCTTCACGAAGATGCCGGATCTCGGCCTCGCCCCGCTGGCCGGGCAGGCAGGCTGCGATCGCCGCAGCCTGTTTGCCCGGCATGGCGAATACGATGGTGTCCATGCAGGCATCCTTGCGCGCCCGCCGCTATTGGCGCGTGACGGCCAGCGCGACCAGTGCACCGGCCACGGCTGCGACCGCGGCGACGGAGCCGATGCTCTCCCAAGGATGCGCGTGAACATAGCGATCCGTGGTGTCGGCCCATCGCGAGACACGCGTCCGTGCCGCCTCGCGTTGCTCGGCCAGACGCCCCTGGAGCGCGTGCAGGCGTGCGCCCAGCTGCGCGCGTGCCGCGGCGGTCTCCTCGCTGGCTTCGTCGGCAACATCCCTCAACAATGCCTGTACATCGGCCAGCAGCGTATTGGCATCACGGGCCAGTACCTCCTTGTGCAGCAAGAGCGCGGCGCGAGTATCGTTCATGTCATTCTCCTTTTCTCTGAGTCATCGCCGTGCATCACACGGCACCATGCTTAGCCGGCGTGGCCGTGCGGCGCGGGCTGCGTTGCCGCTGCAAAATGCTGGCAGAACCATTTGCCCGCTAGCTTGCCGACCTGTTCCAGCGCGCCTGGCCCCTCGAACAGATGAGTGGCGCCGGGAATCACCTCCAGCCGCTTCTCGCAGGGCATCCAGGCGGTGGCGCGCGCGTTGAGTTTGAGTACCTCAG is part of the Cupriavidus oxalaticus genome and harbors:
- a CDS encoding DUF883 family protein gives rise to the protein MNDTRAALLLHKEVLARDANTLLADVQALLRDVADEASEETAAARAQLGARLHALQGRLAEQREAARTRVSRWADTTDRYVHAHPWESIGSVAAVAAVAGALVALAVTRQ
- a CDS encoding bifunctional aminoglycoside phosphotransferase/ATP-binding protein, whose amino-acid sequence is MESQWDDAALTAALQKPDAYPHLAPAVQVIETHISRVFLAGDFAYKIRKPVRFDFVDFSTAQARRDDCETELRLNRRFAPDLYLDVVPIVPAPAPGSVRIGGSGIPIEHALRMRRFDQQELLSARIAANRLEPTHIDALARSIAAFHRAQPPAAYSDGFGTPARIDATLAECLRGIGRIVQATHLASRVAQRARSEAIRLAGAFRARLCHGHVRECHGDLHLGNIVLMNGVPTPFDCLEFDAALRWTDTISDLAFPVMDLLHHGRPALAYRLLNGYLEQSEDYGALAVLPFYLAMRALVRARVLLEHASQQHAAGASMAPAQSEAGRLLALAWQCLNRRRGSMVLMHGLSGSGKSTVAGQMSEAAAMVRVRSDAIRKGLHRGVAPASGWYASSETARTYRRLLAVCRLGCRAGFPMIADATFLVRAERERFAAQALRLGVPFAIVTCEATPETLRARIAARARAGGDPSDADDRVLAWQMRVQEPLTEGELACVASPGSLVSLAATGLRR
- a CDS encoding TraR/DksA family transcriptional regulator, which codes for MTNLTAQQSASLVAQLDAEEASIRAAVGSADTPMTPMAQREARDEGDLADDEINQRQDDAMLDHYRMQLADISAARTRMQHGQYGTCIDCQQPIPFSRLQAYPTAKRCTACQRRHEQLYADR